One window of candidate division KSB1 bacterium genomic DNA carries:
- a CDS encoding electron transfer flavoprotein subunit beta/FixA family protein → MNILLLLKAVADSEANIKPAADGKSVALDGISWILNPYDEYAVEEALKLRDADGSGEVVAVSVGGDDVSKVLRTALAMGVDRGVHVKGDVSFDPLATAQVLAAAVKGMNFAYDLILCGKQGIDHDHHGVGVMVAELLDIPSVTVVVKIEKAASGFRCEREVESGVEVVETSLPCLIAANKGLNEPRYASLKGIMAAKKKPIDEVTPAAIDPQIEVISVTSRPPRQPGEIIGHGVDAIPLLIKKLKEEAKVI, encoded by the coding sequence GTGAACATCCTCTTGTTGCTCAAAGCTGTGGCCGACTCTGAGGCCAATATCAAACCCGCCGCCGACGGGAAGTCGGTCGCCCTCGACGGGATTAGCTGGATTCTCAATCCGTACGACGAATATGCCGTCGAGGAGGCGCTGAAACTCCGCGATGCCGACGGTTCGGGCGAAGTCGTGGCCGTCAGCGTCGGGGGCGACGACGTGTCGAAGGTACTGCGCACCGCATTGGCGATGGGTGTGGATCGCGGTGTGCACGTCAAAGGCGACGTCAGTTTCGATCCGCTGGCGACAGCGCAAGTCCTGGCGGCCGCCGTGAAGGGAATGAACTTCGCGTACGATCTGATTCTCTGTGGAAAGCAGGGCATCGATCACGATCATCACGGCGTAGGCGTCATGGTCGCCGAGCTGCTGGATATTCCGAGCGTAACCGTCGTGGTGAAGATTGAGAAGGCGGCGAGCGGATTTCGCTGCGAGCGGGAAGTGGAAAGCGGGGTTGAAGTGGTTGAGACGTCGCTGCCGTGCCTGATCGCGGCGAACAAGGGTTTGAACGAACCGCGCTATGCGTCGCTGAAGGGGATCATGGCGGCAAAGAAGAAACCGATTGACGAAGTCACGCCGGCCGCAATTGATCCGCAAATCGAAGTGATCTCCGTCACCTCGCGCCCGCCGCGGCAGCCGGGAGAGATCATCGGCCACGGCGTCGATGCGATTCCGCTGTTGATCAAGAAGCTCAAGGAAGAGGCGAAGGTGATCTGA
- a CDS encoding serine/threonine-protein phosphatase, with the protein MLLFKRFGFCLTLLLTALTFAQTPSPPTRHSFLQPGDSLWTEISLEKGDVLTWTLYMGSGTGSTRIALESDAEGKQFERRYSGEPIEIKEEFKPQRGGKYRFQIKDDGARGRLVDFTYWIQQGPSDPVAFPPNAVQRLATKFANGDRFVVEYEFVFKDTLKFETLRKLELPPDLIRMWTTTPLGDSVVASSTVRRWTGDASKISLLGGASPKGGRLAFRLELAPPEAGDMTVLLAAGASAPAWLPKDALITVVHTHDPWGAVVVPPFGRVVQTRRAAAPDFARAKFALQSLRINGADSLTLAMMSLIYTERDSFATVRRERLMQSMAYDSVFLTGKCTFSAPELHVITAEPLAGRQDSVHGDVVSRLSYYVHNPVGPEVSGRVYEWRYDEARVAMAALPNEVCWDSTVYPLQPQLKSYAPAIAADPETITLTPPTKFSKPRFDKQGIPYVNSSQRVLGLFFENTTSDTLYLVYSQPRTVDQTIAKQVSRWPKGARLTALVLLFAALIAGVVGSIVYFRAKGVEQRRQKASEELAADLEKARSAQLQLLPKGPLLMAGLEVLGFHQSMQQVGGDYYDFFPLDDGRVMLCVADVTGHGYKAALIMSNLQATLRALAVPGRQVTEIVSALNLEMYKRTSPEDFVTMAIGVISADRSRITMVNAGHNPVYIIRATGQLREVSDGGIMLGVLESYPFLQADYPLYAGDMIAFYTDGIPEATLSSLHEMFGYDRLKRFLIDNHSAPIADIARELLNEVTPRGGQQIEDDMAIVLVRVKP; encoded by the coding sequence ATGCTACTATTCAAACGATTCGGCTTTTGCCTGACGCTCTTGCTGACGGCGCTGACGTTCGCGCAGACGCCCAGTCCCCCCACCCGGCACAGCTTCTTACAGCCGGGCGATTCGTTGTGGACCGAGATTTCGCTCGAGAAGGGCGACGTGCTGACGTGGACGCTTTACATGGGCAGCGGAACCGGGAGCACGCGAATCGCGCTTGAGAGCGATGCGGAGGGCAAGCAGTTCGAGCGTCGGTATAGCGGCGAACCGATTGAGATCAAAGAGGAATTCAAGCCGCAGCGCGGCGGGAAGTACCGGTTTCAGATCAAGGATGACGGCGCGCGCGGCAGGCTCGTTGACTTTACGTACTGGATTCAGCAGGGGCCTTCCGATCCGGTGGCATTTCCGCCGAACGCGGTTCAGCGACTGGCGACGAAATTCGCGAACGGCGACCGGTTTGTGGTCGAATACGAGTTCGTCTTCAAGGACACGCTGAAGTTTGAGACCTTGCGCAAGCTCGAATTGCCGCCTGATCTGATTCGGATGTGGACAACGACGCCGCTGGGGGATTCGGTTGTCGCCAGTTCCACGGTGCGCCGTTGGACCGGCGACGCGAGCAAGATTTCGCTGTTGGGCGGGGCGAGTCCGAAAGGCGGACGGTTGGCCTTCCGGCTGGAGCTGGCTCCGCCCGAAGCCGGTGATATGACGGTGCTGCTGGCGGCGGGAGCGTCCGCGCCGGCGTGGCTGCCCAAGGACGCGCTCATCACGGTAGTGCATACGCACGATCCGTGGGGCGCGGTGGTGGTGCCGCCGTTCGGTCGCGTGGTTCAAACGCGGCGCGCCGCGGCGCCGGATTTTGCGCGGGCGAAGTTCGCGCTGCAAAGTTTGCGGATCAACGGCGCGGATTCGCTGACCTTGGCGATGATGAGTTTGATCTATACCGAGCGCGATAGTTTTGCGACGGTTCGCCGGGAGCGGCTGATGCAGAGCATGGCCTACGATTCCGTGTTTTTGACGGGCAAGTGCACATTTTCGGCGCCGGAGCTGCACGTGATTACGGCGGAGCCATTGGCGGGGCGGCAGGACAGCGTGCACGGCGACGTGGTTTCGCGGCTTTCCTACTACGTGCACAATCCGGTGGGGCCGGAGGTCAGCGGCCGGGTTTACGAATGGCGGTATGATGAAGCGCGGGTGGCGATGGCGGCGTTGCCGAACGAGGTCTGCTGGGACAGCACGGTTTATCCGCTGCAACCGCAACTGAAGAGCTACGCTCCGGCGATCGCGGCCGATCCGGAGACGATTACGCTGACTCCGCCGACGAAGTTCAGCAAACCGCGGTTCGACAAGCAGGGTATTCCCTATGTGAATTCGAGTCAGCGCGTGCTCGGGCTGTTCTTCGAGAATACGACCAGCGACACGCTATATCTGGTCTATTCCCAACCGCGCACGGTGGATCAGACGATCGCCAAGCAGGTCTCGCGCTGGCCCAAGGGTGCGCGGTTGACGGCGCTGGTGTTGCTGTTTGCCGCGCTGATCGCCGGCGTGGTGGGCTCGATTGTCTATTTCCGCGCGAAGGGCGTGGAGCAGCGGCGGCAGAAGGCGTCGGAGGAGTTGGCGGCCGATCTGGAGAAGGCGCGTTCGGCGCAGTTGCAGCTGTTGCCCAAGGGTCCGCTCTTGATGGCCGGGCTGGAGGTGCTCGGTTTTCATCAGAGCATGCAGCAGGTGGGCGGCGACTACTATGATTTCTTTCCGCTTGACGACGGGCGCGTGATGCTGTGTGTGGCCGACGTGACCGGGCACGGTTACAAGGCGGCGCTGATCATGTCGAACTTGCAGGCGACGCTGCGGGCGCTGGCGGTGCCGGGGCGGCAGGTGACGGAAATCGTATCGGCATTGAATCTTGAGATGTACAAGCGGACGTCGCCGGAGGATTTCGTAACGATGGCGATCGGCGTGATTTCCGCGGATCGTTCGCGGATTACGATGGTCAACGCGGGCCACAATCCGGTTTACATTATCCGCGCCACCGGGCAGTTGCGCGAGGTGAGCGACGGTGGGATTATGCTGGGGGTGCTCGAATCGTATCCGTTCCTGCAGGCCGATTATCCGCTGTATGCGGGCGACATGATCGCGTTTTACACCGATGGGATTCCCGAGGCGACGCTGTCGAGTCTCCATGAGATGTTCGGCTACGACCGCTTGAAGCGGTTCCTGATCGACAACCACTCCGCGCCGATTGCCGACATTGCGCGCGAGCTGCTGAATGAAGTCACGCCGCGCGGCGGTCAGCAGATCGAAGACGATATGGCGATTGTACTCGTGCGGGTGAAACCGTAA
- a CDS encoding electron transfer flavoprotein subunit alpha/FixB family protein — protein MSTILVFCPARDGLLRPVCKEIVSAAKRISGDLNARVTAVTFGEVSDAATLGAFGASTVVQLTSPALGSYSTEGYAQAASEFIQSESPLAVFFAATARGKDLAPRVAARVGRPLFSDCTELKVEGGQLHAQRPMYAGKVILWAKINGGFGVLTLRPKAFLPAEVGGSAAVESRAVNVDAAKVRAQVVEEKATSGGELDVSEADIVVSGGRGLKAAEHFKLIEDLAHTLGGAVGASRAVVDAGWRSHHEQVGQTGKVVSPTLYIAIAISGAVQHLAGMTTSRVIVAINKDADAPIFKVATYGIVGDAFEIVPKLTEELRKVVGH, from the coding sequence ATGTCCACGATTCTGGTTTTTTGTCCGGCGCGGGACGGCCTGCTCCGTCCGGTTTGCAAGGAGATTGTATCGGCCGCGAAGCGAATTTCCGGCGATTTGAATGCGCGCGTCACCGCGGTCACCTTCGGAGAAGTTTCCGATGCCGCGACTCTGGGCGCGTTCGGCGCGAGCACGGTGGTGCAGCTCACGAGTCCCGCGCTGGGGAGCTACTCTACCGAGGGTTATGCGCAGGCGGCGAGTGAGTTTATTCAGAGCGAATCACCGCTGGCGGTGTTCTTTGCGGCCACGGCACGCGGGAAGGATCTCGCGCCGCGCGTTGCCGCGCGGGTGGGGCGCCCGCTGTTTTCCGATTGTACGGAGCTGAAAGTGGAAGGGGGGCAGCTTCACGCACAGCGGCCGATGTATGCGGGGAAGGTGATCCTGTGGGCGAAGATCAACGGGGGCTTCGGTGTGCTGACGCTGAGGCCGAAGGCATTTCTACCGGCTGAAGTCGGCGGCAGTGCGGCGGTCGAGTCGCGGGCGGTCAATGTTGATGCCGCCAAGGTACGCGCGCAGGTGGTTGAAGAAAAGGCGACGAGCGGCGGCGAACTCGACGTGTCGGAAGCGGACATCGTGGTTTCCGGTGGTCGTGGCTTGAAGGCTGCCGAGCATTTCAAGTTGATCGAGGATTTGGCGCACACGCTGGGCGGTGCGGTCGGCGCGTCACGCGCGGTGGTGGATGCGGGATGGCGATCGCATCACGAGCAGGTCGGACAGACGGGCAAAGTCGTGTCGCCCACGCTTTACATAGCGATCGCGATTTCCGGCGCCGTGCAGCATCTCGCGGGGATGACCACCAGCCGCGTGATCGTGGCGATCAACAAGGATGCCGATGCGCCGATCTTCAAAGTCGCGACCTACGGCATCGTGGGCGACGCGTTTGAGATTGTGCCGAAGTTGACGGAGGAGCTGAGGAAGGTGGTGGGACACTGA
- a CDS encoding T9SS type A sorting domain-containing protein, translating into MKTYLFAALLGGLVSFVNDSLAQEVVWQNPLPSGNRIFRPQFPVPDCGFAMSIDRLVRSSDHGRTWDDLGPLPRWQTDGDFTTLSFVDCEHGWCGRNSWSEDNGWGCEVWGTANHGEAWTEVDHAGFMRVTKLSFLSETEGWMVGSDSIDSTPAVLAHTTDGGQSWWRQLSFDGAYSIDFEMHDSGCGWLSDLFALYRTTDRGATWQVVYPDGVYCFSFVDDSLGWGVEPPRGEVVRSTNGGLDWTLRAELNLSNWAYDVLFLNPAVGLIAGNSGPLSGQIRRTGDGGLTWRNALSGRDRYPAIFDVLKVDGYRLFATGYGGIRLISEDAGQTWSEAGSSATWAEITAVEFDGVRGFAVTSTSELLRTRNGGQTWHVNLELGRDHPLYDVQLMDQVAYACGEGLFLHTADGGDSWDTLSADDRTYVELSFINARQGWRIVEFQDSTSLALAIESTADYGRTWDTQFSGNTNGGIGAKLEMINELTGWALLGRSSGGLMRTVDGWANWTWQEIPGASSLGSFDAIDSATVWLGAGRGIWVSHDGGQNWDSVSAAPQYSSVTDVDFYDSELGAIGLTGGGVMVTTNGGLTWSHYDARIFGGRTYVKMTESGLVLVGSAYGSLFSVRFGEGTSEVHAGGAPLPQSISLLCFPNPFNPATQLRLELAVAERVTVAIYDLTGRLVETLADEVMQPGPHSFTWSADKFTSGIYFARLVTPTQAVTSKLVLLR; encoded by the coding sequence ATGAAGACGTACCTGTTCGCGGCCCTGTTGGGCGGTCTGGTTTCGTTCGTTAATGATTCGTTAGCACAAGAAGTCGTCTGGCAGAACCCGCTGCCGAGCGGCAACCGGATTTTCCGGCCCCAGTTCCCGGTGCCGGATTGCGGTTTTGCCATGTCGATTGATCGATTAGTACGATCCAGCGATCACGGCCGTACATGGGATGATCTTGGACCGTTGCCACGTTGGCAAACCGACGGCGACTTCACGACGTTGAGCTTTGTCGATTGCGAGCACGGCTGGTGCGGGCGGAATAGTTGGTCAGAGGACAACGGGTGGGGCTGCGAAGTCTGGGGCACGGCGAACCACGGCGAGGCGTGGACCGAGGTCGATCATGCCGGGTTCATGCGGGTCACCAAGTTGAGCTTTTTGTCCGAAACTGAAGGGTGGATGGTCGGCAGCGACTCGATCGATTCCACTCCTGCCGTGCTTGCACACACGACGGACGGGGGACAGTCATGGTGGAGACAACTAAGCTTCGACGGCGCGTACTCCATCGATTTCGAGATGCACGATTCCGGCTGCGGGTGGTTGAGCGATCTTTTTGCACTCTACCGCACGACCGATCGGGGCGCGACGTGGCAGGTGGTGTATCCTGACGGAGTGTATTGCTTTTCGTTTGTCGATGATTCGCTGGGCTGGGGCGTCGAGCCGCCGCGCGGCGAGGTCGTGCGCTCGACTAATGGCGGCTTGGACTGGACCCTCCGCGCCGAACTGAACCTGTCCAACTGGGCGTACGACGTGCTATTCTTGAATCCGGCGGTTGGCTTGATCGCCGGCAACTCCGGGCCTCTGTCCGGCCAGATTCGACGAACGGGCGACGGCGGACTCACGTGGAGAAATGCGCTTTCCGGACGGGACCGCTATCCCGCGATTTTCGATGTGCTGAAGGTTGACGGCTACCGCCTGTTTGCGACCGGGTACGGTGGAATCCGGTTAATTTCGGAGGACGCGGGGCAGACGTGGAGTGAAGCGGGTTCCAGCGCAACTTGGGCGGAGATAACGGCCGTGGAATTCGATGGTGTCCGCGGCTTCGCGGTCACAAGTACCAGTGAGCTGCTGCGCACACGCAACGGTGGGCAGACTTGGCACGTCAATCTCGAACTGGGGCGCGACCATCCGCTGTATGATGTGCAGCTCATGGACCAAGTGGCTTACGCGTGCGGTGAGGGTCTATTCTTGCACACGGCGGACGGCGGAGATTCGTGGGACACGCTTTCCGCAGATGACCGTACGTATGTAGAGCTCAGTTTCATCAATGCCCGTCAGGGCTGGCGAATTGTCGAGTTCCAGGACTCCACATCGTTGGCCTTGGCGATTGAGTCCACCGCGGACTACGGACGCACGTGGGACACACAGTTCTCGGGGAACACCAACGGCGGGATCGGTGCGAAGTTGGAGATGATCAACGAGCTCACAGGCTGGGCGCTGCTGGGGCGGAGTTCCGGCGGTCTGATGCGAACAGTGGACGGTTGGGCGAATTGGACGTGGCAGGAAATCCCCGGGGCATCTTCGTTGGGAAGTTTTGATGCTATCGATTCCGCGACGGTTTGGCTTGGTGCAGGGCGCGGCATTTGGGTTTCTCACGACGGCGGTCAAAATTGGGATTCGGTGTCCGCGGCGCCGCAGTACAGCAGTGTTACCGACGTGGATTTCTACGACTCAGAATTGGGAGCGATTGGCCTGACGGGCGGAGGTGTGATGGTTACGACGAATGGTGGATTGACATGGAGTCATTACGACGCCAGAATTTTTGGCGGTCGGACCTATGTGAAGATGACGGAGTCGGGACTCGTACTTGTCGGGAGCGCATACGGCTCGCTGTTCAGTGTGCGATTCGGCGAGGGAACGTCGGAAGTCCACGCCGGGGGCGCGCCGCTGCCACAGTCGATCTCGCTTCTGTGCTTCCCCAATCCATTTAATCCCGCGACGCAGTTACGGCTTGAGTTGGCGGTTGCGGAACGGGTGACCGTCGCAATCTACGACCTGACCGGCCGGCTGGTCGAAACGCTGGCCGACGAAGTTATGCAGCCCGGTCCGCATTCGTTTACCTGGAGCGCCGACAAATTCACCAGCGGCATCTACTTCGCGCGGCTGGTGACGCCGACGCAGGCGGTCACCTCGAAATTGGTGCTGTTGCGGTGA
- a CDS encoding glycosyltransferase: MNIVIFGPAYPFRGGIAQFSGVLATSLRRAGHTVTLVNFRKQFPGFLFPGKTQFDDSAQALKLDSARVFTLWNPLSWFATATSIKRANPDLILFAWWMPFFGVGYWAVAKLLGEKYRTSVCYLLHNVIPHERRIGDLQLSRLALGSATHFLALSRAEERELHAQFPAVAAERIYYSPHPIYDCYAKFEGTVADARRQLGIDTEKLLLFFGFVREYKGLDILLRALPEIRRRQPGVRLAIVGEFYQDRAGYDKLIDELGVREAVFIKDTFVGGDEVGVWFAAADCVVLPYRSATQSGIIPVAFALDTPVITTDVGGLGEVVQDGVAGFVVPPEDPVSLAEAVSKFYAAGGRAAFIENVRREAHRLSWDGMVETIERIVKESV; this comes from the coding sequence TTGAACATCGTCATTTTCGGTCCGGCTTATCCGTTTCGCGGGGGGATCGCGCAGTTTTCCGGCGTGCTGGCGACGTCGCTCAGGCGCGCGGGGCATACCGTTACGCTCGTCAATTTCAGAAAGCAGTTTCCCGGCTTTCTGTTCCCCGGCAAGACGCAGTTCGATGACTCGGCGCAGGCGTTGAAACTGGACTCGGCGCGGGTGTTTACGTTGTGGAATCCGCTGAGCTGGTTCGCGACGGCGACGTCGATCAAGCGCGCGAATCCCGATCTGATCCTGTTTGCGTGGTGGATGCCGTTTTTCGGAGTGGGCTATTGGGCGGTGGCGAAACTGCTCGGGGAGAAGTACCGCACGAGCGTCTGCTATCTCTTGCACAACGTGATTCCGCACGAGCGGCGGATCGGCGATTTGCAGTTATCGCGACTGGCGCTGGGATCGGCGACACATTTCCTGGCGCTCTCGCGGGCTGAGGAGCGCGAGTTGCACGCGCAGTTTCCCGCCGTGGCCGCCGAACGCATCTACTACTCACCGCATCCGATCTACGATTGTTATGCGAAGTTCGAGGGGACGGTTGCTGACGCGCGGCGGCAGCTGGGAATTGACACGGAAAAGCTGCTGCTCTTTTTTGGCTTCGTGCGGGAGTACAAAGGGCTGGATATTCTGTTACGCGCACTGCCGGAGATCCGCCGACGGCAGCCGGGAGTCAGGCTGGCGATCGTCGGTGAATTCTATCAGGATCGCGCCGGTTACGACAAATTGATCGATGAGCTGGGTGTGCGGGAGGCGGTATTCATCAAGGACACGTTCGTCGGCGGCGACGAAGTCGGAGTGTGGTTTGCGGCGGCGGATTGTGTGGTACTGCCCTACCGCAGCGCGACGCAATCCGGAATTATTCCGGTGGCCTTTGCACTGGATACGCCGGTGATCACGACGGATGTCGGGGGGTTGGGCGAGGTCGTGCAGGACGGAGTCGCGGGATTTGTCGTGCCACCGGAGGATCCGGTTTCGCTGGCGGAGGCGGTAAGCAAATTCTACGCAGCGGGCGGACGCGCCGCATTCATAGAAAATGTCCGGCGCGAGGCGCACCGTTTGAGTTGGGACGGGATGGTCGAGACGATTGAACGAATCGTAAAGGAATCGGTGTGA